One segment of Drosophila mauritiana strain mau12 chromosome 3R, ASM438214v1, whole genome shotgun sequence DNA contains the following:
- the LOC117142277 gene encoding uncharacterized protein C11D3.03c: MAAVVPPETPAAPASWCGRGAKPRTFEKEPPVICYDKPAASIVSKEEYDNKRYRALTGDLVETLIVPKREARTWTMQEGDLCRVTVHEGSQVGDMNFWNLENTAERFYSGKTRQLHSSHLRVYDRLWSCLPHLRPMATFVFDSLAAYGIDEDGGALHDVIGTRCDDYTYKLITGKDRVGSCHSSLVKAVVEERGLTELDVHDVWNIFMCTGFTRDTHQYFCKASPARKGDFIEFVADMNLLVALSACPQGDVSIAVGAEVPDDKCHPLKVEVFRRK; the protein is encoded by the exons ATGGCTGCTGTTGTTCCCCCTGAAACTCCCGCCGCCCCCGCCTCCTGGTGTGGACGCGGTGCCAAGCCCCGAACCTTTGAGAAGGAACCGCCAGTCATCTGCTATGACAAGCCCGCGGCTTCGATCGTTTCGAAGGAGGAGTATGAT AATAAACGCTATCGGGCCCTGACTGGCGATCTTGTGGAGACACTGATTGTGCCCAAACGGGAGGCACGCACATGGACAATGCAAGAGGGTGATTTGTGCCGCGTCACCGTCCACGAAGGTTCACAGGTGGGCGACATGAACTTTTGGAATCTGGAGAACACCGCCGAGCGCTTCTACTCGGGCAAGACGCGCCAGCTGCACTCGTCGCATCTGCGCGTCTACGATCGTCTGTGGAGCTGCCTGCCCCACCTGCGTCCCATGGCCACCTTTGTGTTTGATTCCCTTGCCGCCTATGGCATCGATGAGGATGGCGGTGCTCTGCACGACGTAATTGGAACACGCTGCGACGACTACACCTACAAGCTAATCACGGGCAAGGATCGGGTGGGCAGTTGCCACAGTTCCCTAGTCAAGGCGGTGGTGGAGGAGCGCGGGCTGACCGAGCTGGATGTACACGACGTGTGGAACATCTTCATGTGCACCGGATTCACACGGGACACGCATCAGTATTTCTGCAAGGCAAGTCCCGCACGCAAGGGGGATTTCATTGAGTTTGTGGCCGATATGAATCTTCTGGTGGCTCTGAGCGCCTGTCCGCAGGGCGATGTCTCCATCGCAGTGGGCGCCGAGG